In Drosophila simulans strain w501 chromosome 3R, Prin_Dsim_3.1, whole genome shotgun sequence, a single window of DNA contains:
- the LOC6729462 gene encoding solute carrier family 25 member 44, protein MTESSSSTKSRLAVAPTGVGGAAEGATYIRTIEWDMMNKTKFFPLSMLSSFSVRCCLFPLTVIKTQLQVQHKSDVYKGMVDCAMKIYRSEGVPGLYRGFWISSVQIVSGVFYISTYEGVRHVLNDLGAGHRMKALAGGGCASLVGQTIIVPFDVISQHAMVLGMSAHAGSKGDINPLGIKSWPGRSRLHISMDIGREIMRRDGFRGFYRGYTASLMAYVPNSAMWWAFYHLYQDELFRICPVWVSHLFIQCVAGSLGGFTTTILTNPLDIVRARLQVHRLDSMSVAFRELWQEEKLNCFFKGLSARLVQSAAFSFSIILGYETIKRIAVDEQYKHQIRW, encoded by the exons ATGACGGAAAGCAGCAGTAGCACCAAATCCCGCCTAGCGGTGGCGCCCACCGGAGTTGGAGGAGCAGCCGAGGGAGCCACGTACATACGCACCATCGAATGGGACATGATGAACAAGACCAAGTTCTTCCCGCTCTCCATGCTCAGCTCGTTCTCGGTGCGCTGCTGCCTATTCCCGCTGACCGTGATCAAGACGCAGTTGCAGGTGCAGCACAAGAGCGATGTGTACAAGGGCATGGTGGATTGCGCCATGAAGATCTACCGATCGGAGGGAGTGCCCGGTCTGTATAGAGGTTTCTGGATCTCCTCCGTGCAAATAGTGTCCGGCGTCTTTTACATAAGCACCTACGAGGGCGTGCGCCATGTGCTCAACGATCTGGGTGCTGGGCATCGAATGAAGGCCCTCGCCGGCGGCGGTTGCGCCTCGCTGGTGGGCCAGACCATCATAGTTCCTTTCGACGTGATATCGCAGCACGCCATGGTGCTCGGAATGTCGGCCCATGCCGGTTCCAAGGGCGATATCAATCCGCTGGGCATCAAGTCGTGGCCCGGACGCAGTCGCCTGCACATCTCCATGGACATTGGCAGGGAGATAATGCGGCGCGATGGCTTCCGGGGCTTCTACCGCGGCTACACCGCCAGCCTGATGGCCTACGTACCTAATTCGGCCATGTGGTGGGCCTTCTATCACCTCTATCAGG ACGAACTGTTCCGCATCTGCCCCGTTTGGGTGTCCCATCTGTTTATCCAGTGCGTGGCCGGCAGTTTAGGTGGCTTCACAACGACAATACTAACCAATCCATTAGATATAGTGCGTGCCCGTCTGCAG GTCCACCGCTTGGACTCGATGAGCGTCGCCTTCCGGGAGCTGTGGCAGGAGGAGAAACTGAACTGCTTCTTCAAGGGACTGTCCGCCCGCCTGGTGCAGTCGGCAGCCTTCTCATTCAGCATTATTCTAGGTTACGAGACCATCAAGCGCATTGCGGTGGACGAGCAGTACAAGCACCAGATCCGCTGGTGA
- the LOC6729463 gene encoding uncharacterized protein LOC6729463: MSGYVSRDLNWLHFLLAMCSLLAVTLCQPYQLPHRCSNRLENALEHMRRRSVQTKSSSASRAMWEPPPQSPYQLYHSFYGQHSDPEDDFYNVGAYSSGRGYHAKLLHRNGQAHPFSDSSSALELEDLLAVNQQSQQHRQPHKLTISRVDVEDLKVRVPPAKSANRWVEIDKCKFSTENSTLDTRLIFPDLTLSGKVVMQPMGGKCHMILRLRHAGIEFRTVPLGSGHSSNYEQSRRLGAASVRTDSHFAEPGFISVFAHGCQGPTGIRLRQNSKRRFGSAPEVELGEPHVILGSKRPQRWGKYHQQAGYDIRQGQVPQRTKEYSLELGSDSQAQDSGEFIDVNGDNFYRRQFSKKRRRRRRYAKENFEDQVNFSEDVLHFEDEQLQQLVEPDARAFADIFSGSGSSPSGDREELVGEAMSHELEKLFSMGVRGLLTTYMQRALQPAIKETLMENMGYTLSYG, from the exons ATGTCAGGATACGTGAGCCGGGATTTAAATTGGCTGCACTTTCTGCTGGCCATGTGTTCTCTGCTGGCGG TGACCCTCTGTCAGCCGTACCAGCTGCCCCACCGCTGCTCCAACCGGCTGGAGAACGCGTTGGAGCACATGCGTCGACGTAGTGTGCAGACCAAGAGCTCATCCGCATCGCGAGCCATGTGGGAGCCTCCACCGCAGAGTCCCTACCAGTTGTACCACAGTTTCTACGGGCAGCACAGCGATCCGGAGGATGACTTCTACAATGTGGGTGCGTACAGCAGCGGACGTGGCTATCACGCCAAGCTCCTGCACCGAAATGGACAAGCTCATCCCTTCTCCGACTCGAGCAGTGctctggagctggaggattTGCTGGCGGTAAACCAGCAGAGCCAGCAGCACAGACAGCCACACAAACTGACAATTTCCCGGGTGGATGTGGAGGATCTCAAGGTGAGAGTGCCGCCGGCGAAGTCCGCCAACCGCTGGGTTGAGATCGACAAGTGCAAGTTCAGCACGGAGAACTCCACGCTGGACACCCGCCTGATCTTTCCGGATCTCACTCTCAGTGGCAAGGTGGTGATGCAGCCAATGGGCGGAAAGTGTCACATGATTCTGAGATTGCGACATGCGGGCATCGAGTTTCGAACAGTTCCACTGGGATCAGGACACTCCTCCAACTACGAACAGTCCCGGAGATTGGGAGCCGCCTCGGTGCGCACGGACTCTCATTTCGCTGAGCCCGGATTTATATCCGTCTTTGCTCATGGATGCCAGGGACCCACTGGAATCCGTCTGCGCCAGAACTCCAAGCGGAGATTCGGTAGTGCTCCGGAAGTGGAACTGGGCGAACCGCACGTGATACTGGGCAGCAAGAGACCACAGAGGTGGGGCAAGTACCATCAGCAGGCGGGCTACGATATCCGCCAGGGTCAGGTGCCGCAAAGAACTAAAGAATACAGCCTGGAGCTGGGCAGTGATAGCCAGGCCCAGGACTCCGGTGAGTTCATCGATGTGAACGGGGACAACTTTTACCGCCGGCAGTTCAGCAAAAAGAGGAGACGCCGGCGGCGCTACGCCAAGGAGAACTTCGAGGACCAGGTGAACTTCAGCGAGGATGTGCTGCACTTCGAGgacgagcagctgcagcagctggtggAGCCGGATGCCAGAGCCTTTGCAGATATATTCAGCGGCAGTGGCTCCAGTCCCAGCGGAGATCGTGAGGAGCTTGTGGGCGAGGCCATGTCCCACGAGCTGGAGAAGCTCTTCTCCATGGGCGTCCGTGGCCTGCTGACCACCTACATGCAGCGGGCGCTCCAGCCGGCCATCAAGGAGACCCTCATGGAGAACATGGGCTACACCCTGAGCTATGGCTAA
- the LOC6729464 gene encoding ETV5-related protein Ets96B isoform X2: protein MDTAKLSDYGEAKTHLEQLQQTLTHLDHPHHHHAHHPHHHLGLYHGALPNTSTITTDSVVSCVSSTLPAVAKAISASSSCDGVQSERKKCPTSDLDSGGHGHGHGHGLMEAICAGQKTSPIPPPPPPCCLTLGESSSSPNPIATAALMNASTSGSSSAGGASASLCNDLTRESSWYAHHHHHHHHHHHQLPDELVMYATPTPTPAIGKFGLDTSTEGYLNARYNVNVKGVRHDRTSSFFDIPAVTHPHTHPHPHPHPHPHPYCYRFPSSPPAGILKKSDEEATSAAVYCSDVSSGQHFPHHTKIEHADSTTTAAQQQHQQQQQQQQQQQQQQQQQQQQQLQQAAALHPHHHHSHHGHHGHQQAEQQALTHLTPLHAASAFKFSHTAVISSSAVYATPSHYAHQQQTQSQSVYRDLSPTTLAAVSDADLKYDSGPYNAAISSTYPSALRPNVVDSTTSSDAELRLDQFYASNGISTSSNGQAISQRRGSLQLWQFLVALLDEPTTSASCIAWTGRGMEFKLIEPEEVARRWGLQKNRPAMNYDKLSRSLRYYYEKGIMQKVNGERYVYRFVCDPDALFNMAYGHLTTGSGKGDQHQLTLSLAKTPPTSGDSQTQSPRVAKSEYYDTAALHKY, encoded by the exons ATGGATACGGCCAAGTTG AGCGACTACGGCGAGGCCAAGACGCacctggagcagctgcagcagacGCTCACGCACCTGGaccacccgcaccaccaccacgcaCACCATCCGCACCACCACCTGGGGCTCTACCATGGCGCCCTGCCCAACACATCCACCATAACCACCGACTCGGTGGTTTCCTGTGTCAGCTCCACACTGCCGGCGGTGGCCAAGGCCATTTCCGCATCCTCCAGCTGCGATGGCGTGCAGTCGGAGCGCAAAAAGTGCCCCACCAGCGATCTGGATTCAGGTGGTCATGGTCATGGTCACGGGCATGGCCTTATGGAGGCCATCTGCGCTGGCCAGAAGACGTCACCTataccaccgccgccaccaccttGCTGCTTGACCCTGGGCGAAAGCTCATCCTCGCCGAATCCCATCGCCACGGCCGCCCTGATGAACGCTTCCACCTCCGGATCCTCCAGCGCGGGTGGAGCAAGTGCCTCTCTCTGCAACg ATCTCACACGGGAATCTTCCTGGTACgcccaccatcatcatcaccaccatcaccatcatcaccagTTGCCCGACGAGCTGGTCATgtatgccacgcccactcccacgCCGGCAATCGGGAAATTCGGACTGGACACTTCCACCGAGGGTTACTTGAACGCAAGGTACAATG TGAATGTCAAAGGCGTGCGGCATGATAGAACATCGAGTTTCTTTGACATACCCGCTGTGACGCACCCGCACACCcatccacacccacatccGCACCCGCATCCGCACCCGTACTGCTACAG ATTTCCATCATCGCCACCCGCGGGCATTCTGAAAAAGAGCGACGAAG AAGCCACCTCGGCAGCCGTCTACTGCAGCGACGTGTCCTCCGGCCAGCACTTTCCGCACCACACGAAGATCGAGCACGCGGACTCCACCACCACggcggcacagcagcagcatcagcagcagcagcaacagcagcaacagcaacagcagcagcagcagcaacagcagcagcaacaactgcagcaagctgctgcactgcatccgcACCACCATCACTCCCACCATGGCCACCATGGCCATCagcaggcggagcagcaggCTCTCACCCACTTGACACCACTCCATGCCGCCTCCGCTTTCAAATTTAGCCACACGGCGGTCATATCCAGCTCGGCGGTATATGCCACGCCCTCGCACTACGCCCACCAACAGCAGACGCAGTCGCAGTCCGTGTACAGGGATCTCTCGCCCACCACCTTGGCGGCGGTCAGCGATGCGGATCTGAAGTACGACAGCGGTCCCTACAACGCGGCCATCTCATCCACCTATCCCTCCGCGCTGCGGCCCAATGTGGTGGACTCCACCACATCCAGCGATGCGGAACTGCGCCTGGATCAGTTCTACGCCAGCAATGGCatctccaccagcagcaatgGCCAGGCGATCAGCCAGCGCAGGGGTTCGTTGCAGCTCTGGCAGTTTTTGGTGGCCCTCCTGGATGAGCCCACAACCAG TGCCAGTTGCATCGCCTGGACCGGGCGTGGCATGGAGTTCAAGCTGATCGAGCCGGAGGAGGTGGCTCGGCGCTGGGGTCTCCAGAAGAATCGACCCGCCATGAACTACGACAAGTTGTCCCGCAGTCTGCGCTACTACTACGAGAAGGGCATCATGCAGAAGGTGAACGGAGAGCGCTACGTCTATCGGTTCGTCTGCGATCCGGATGCGCTGTTCAACATGGCCTACGGTCACCTGACCACCGGTTCTGGCAAGGGTGACCAGCACCAGTTGACGCTGTCGTTGGCGAAGACGCCTCCGACTTCCGGCGACTCCCAGACGCAATCCCCGCGCGTCGCCAAGTCGGAGTATTACGATACCGCcgcattgcataaatattaa
- the LOC6729461 gene encoding uncharacterized protein LOC6729461, with protein sequence MLQPSLLVALLLLLVHLENASGKPPTKELPRPLIPLHYQDQEEELQPELEAKATFQSTRNGRSRRPTLMDVALQQSVRQGLDAMTELYGRIQPEMLRNGQTLQDNHPAAMLSRFNAPTMDSERREMAAYATIAAAKAFRKNFQHIDELARQSHTQRISLRRTALEGLCPPRDPPPCMPASERYRTHDGTCNNKRRPRWGAAQMPFNRFLPPEYGDGVDTVRSSADGSTLSSSRFVSLLVHGAREGDAPLTLMIAQWGQMLDHDMTSTAQPRSINGSIPSCCGGKDFHPACFPIKVPLDDPWLAPLKVRCLEFLRSAPAQRRDCVLSWREQTNQVTSYIDASPIYSNSAKSSDNARVFRHGLLVYGRGDPAEDVCQRGAIATKCIRSGDGRSGEQPGLLAMHHVWVGEHNRIAMELSELNPHWSDEKVYQETRRIVGAMFQHITFREFLPVILGREVVKLFDLELMPSGYYERYSSKVNPTVANAFAAAAFRFGHSLVQNSYTRCDRHHNVINNNVSLHEEFQRGDIGSAGSLHRLIRGLASQRALKRDEFITPELTNHLFQTPGFPFGLDLAAINIQRGRDHGIAPYSAWRVPCGLSPILSWDDFANVVGPESAKRIGHAYRSVHDIDLFVGGIAERPVVGGLVGPTFACIIAQQFSNSRRGDRFWYENGGFESSFTPAQLHSVRRVSLAQVLCRTVGGGTLQPHIFIPAEFEDNERQTCGVGSLSPIDLSPWLEQDPFHNQQVPEQVFTIGQPELGSVQVIKEDKAGFSNRVKPIKPQVEVSPSSVSGFHRPTNGNSTKVSDKLDLRRKTVTKKNSTNNRQQTTRKPVGGVNKKLDKSPKITLNIKSVNVRRPEGTGPKRRVIINNVPVELRSSGGNATAEETEPGSLTDEDDEFHEDADEVVDMEEVVEVRASKDDPSKLTQTDLNQNRNDSKTTETEQTKKNTSIEPMDKSTDEPETKRRDARKMEPHPAGKNEDKTADSRLLHIQRNRTVTPRDIQTSSTASLERSTRQTKAPKVSKPTKRAVELRQYQNRPLYERPQKVVVNGPNADQYEIEINIRQTNKNPASRPSTSDYAEYTTANKPYYNSNYAPHYMDYASTTPIPLPSYGYHQPIAEISNQGVRTKPPTIIYLNDNDDRRTTTRAPNIFQNFLTFATNSFNPLGIRRPMPTTPSPISQSHKEPAQFENNVVHSPISNSHILTGGPSASYSPRPPSVHSYPVATSSQIGGHPGSGFLHASSSAVSAGHFGSISGVATANGADSTFSFNIRPRPNPDLGPVVSSYPRPVSSQGGGSSYRPDYAPAQSELYYDRELITDRNPSPFSGSSSAHRLHQQTFYGRTPELKEVGNNSNELTHTEHKLYLQDYDYVSRTLSNLTTDESHQPDDDTDYVYDEDMPSNDLDKTETRKETDLNELTTKKFDQDGYMRPQLMRDATHNSTGHNVNSLDDNYVMPMLENKTRTSYVTEVPKPMLSTSTRSVTNSKVTVFPDSLGKQLANGILADDTKDDYVDANEHTEARLKAQKLKQLASVAFAPITVLTKPDRPDNWVIYNKASEEPPLPQPPAVNMDVAPTGEVPTPIKNFNNAWLKQDLKARPETPPTRSESTKKAEEVTTVAAADSI encoded by the exons ATGTTGCAGCCATCACTTCTGGTGgcgttgctgctcctgctggtgCACTTGGAGAATGCCAGCGGCAAGCCGCCCACCAAGGAGCTGCCTCGTCCGCTGATCCCGCTGCACTACCAGgaccaggaggaggagctgcagccgGAACTGGAGGCGAAGGCGACATTCCAGAGCACGCGGAATGGACGCTCGCGACGTCCCACTTTGATGGATGTGGCCTTGCAGCAGAGTGTGCGACAGGGTCTCGATGCCATGACCGAGCTGTACGGTCGGATTCAGCCGGAGATGCTGCGCAATG GCCAAACCCTGCAGGACAACCATCCGGCCGCGATGCTGTCCCGCTTCAATGCCCCCACCATGGACTCGGAACGCCGGGAGATGGCCGCCTATGCCACCATCGCCGCAGCCAAGGCCTTCCGCAAAAA CTTCCAGCACATCGATGAGCTGGCCCGCCAGTCGCACACGCAGCGAATCTCGCTGCGCCGGACCGCCTTGGAGGGACTCTGTCCGCCGCGGGATCCGCCGCCCTGCATGCCCGCCTCGGAGCGGTACCGCACCCACGACGGCACCTGCAACAACAAACGCCGGCCGAGATGGGGAGCCGCCCAGATGCCCTTCAACCGCTTCCTGCCGCCGGAGTACGGCGATGGTGTGGACACGGTCCGGAGTTCCGCCGATGGCAGCACCTTGTCCTCGTCGCGATTCGTCAGCCTTCTGGTGCATGGAGCGCGGGAGGGAGACGCACCGCTCACCCTGATGATCGCGCAGTGGGGTCAGATGCTAGACCACGACATGACCTCCACGGCTCAGCCGCG TTCCATCAATGGTTCCATACCCAGTTGCTGTGGCGGCAAGGACTTCCATCCCGCCTGCTTTCCCATCAAAGTGCCACTGGACGATCCTTGGCTGGCGCCGCTCAAGGTGCGCTGCCTGGAGTTCCTGCGCTCGGCTCCTGCCCAGCGACGCGACTGCGTGCTGTCCTGGCGGGAGCAGACCAACCAGGTGACCTCCTACATCGACGCCTCGCCCATTTACTCGAACAGCGCCAAGTCCTCGGACAACGCCAGAGTTTTCCGGCACGGGCTGCTCGTCTATGGGCGCGGTGATCCCGCCGAGGATGTGTGCCAACGCGGAGCGATTGCCACCAAGTGCATTCGTTCCGGAGATGGACGCAGTGGTGAGCAGCCGGGATTGCTGGCCATGCACCACGTCTGGGTGGGCGAACACAATCGGATTGCCATGGAGCTGAGCGAACTGAATCCCCACTGGAGCGACGAGAAGGTATACCAAGAAACGCGCAGGATTGTGGGCGCCATGTTCCAGCACATCACCTTCCGCGAGTTCCTGCCCGTCATTCTGGGCAGGGAGGTGGTCAAGCTCTTCGACCTGGAGCTGATGCCCTCGGGCTACTACGAACGTTATAGTTCAAAGGTCAATCCCACGGTGGCCAATGCCTTTGCGGCCGCCGCCTTCCGTTTTGGCCACTCGCTGGTCCAGAACTCCTACACCCGCTGCGATCGTCATCACAATGTGATTAATAACA ATGTCAGCCTGCATGAGGAGTTCCAGCGAGGTGACATTGGTTCGGCGGGCTCACTGCATCGTCTTATACGCGGCTTGGCCTCGCAAAGGGCTCTGAAGAGGGATGAGTTCATCACCCCCGAGCTGACCAATCACCTGTTCCAAACACCTGGCTTTCCATTCGGCTTGGACCTGGCTGCCATCAACATCCAACGGGGCAGGGATCATGGCATTGCTCCGTATAGCGCTTGGCGAGTGCCCTGTGGTCTAAGTCCCATTCTCAGTTGGGATGACTTCG CCAACGTAGTGGGTCCGGAGTCCGCCAAGCGCATTGGTCACGCCTATCGCAGCGTCCACGACATCGATCTGTTTGTGGGCGGAATCGCGGAGCGTCCTGTGGTGGGTGGCCTGGTGGGTCCCACCTTCGCCTGCATCATCGCCCAGCAGTTCAGTAACTCCAGGCGGGGTGACCGCTTTTGGTACGAGAATGGTGGCTTCGAGAGCTCCTTCACGCCCGCCCAACTGCACTCTGTGCGCCGCGTTTCCTTGGCCCAAGTTCTCTGCCGcacggtgggtggtggcaccCTCCAGCCCCACATATTCATTCCAGCGGAGTTTGAGGACAATGAGAGACAGACCTGTGGTGTGGGCAGTCTAAGTCCCATCGATCTGAGTCCGTGGTTGGAGCAGGATCCCTTCCACAATCAACAGGTGCCCGAACAGGTCTTCACCATTGGGCAACCCGAGTTGGGATCGGTTCAGGTCATAAAGGAGGACAAAGCAGGCTTCTCCAACCGAGTGAAACCCATCAAGCCACAGGTGGAGGTCAGTCCCTCGTCCGTCAGCGGCTTCCATCGACCCACCAACGGAAACTCGACCAAAGTTAGTGACAAACTTGACCTGAGACGCAAGACGGTGACCAAAAAAAACAGTACCAACAACCGACAACAGACCACTAGAAAACCCGTGGGTGGTGTCAACAAAAAGCTGGACAAGTCCCCCAAAATCACTTTAAACATCAAGAGCGTAAATGTGAGAAGACCAGAGGGAACGGGACCCAAAAGAAGGGTGATCATCAACAATGTGCCCGTAGAGCTACGAAGCTCCGGAGGTAATGCCACGGCTGAGGAGACAGAACCAGGAAGTTTGACAGACGAAGACGACGAGTTTCACGAGGACGCAGACGAAGTGGTGGACATGGAGGAAGTAGTGGAAGTGAGGGCTAGCAAGGATGATCCATCAAAACTGACCCAGACGGACTTAAACCAAAACAGAAATGACTCGAAGACAACTGAAACAGAACAGACCAAAAAGAACACTTCCATTGAACCCATGGACAAGTCAACTGACGAACCGGAAACTAAAAGACGTGACGCCAGAAAGATGGAACCTCATCCAGCGGGAAAGAACGAGGACAAGACAGCAGACTCTAGACTATTGCACATCCAACGCAACCGTACCGTTACCCCAAGGGACATCCAAACCAGCTCCACCGCGAGCCTGGAACGCTCCACGCGACAGACCAAGGCACCTAAGGTTAGTAAGCCAACCAAAAGGGCCGTGGAACTGAGACAGTACCAGAACAGACCGCTCTACGAGAGACCCCAAAAGGTGGTGGTCAACGGACCGAACGCCGACCAGTACGAGATTGAGATCAACATACGACAGACGAACAAGAACCCCGCATCACGACCATCGACTTCTGACTACGCGGAATACACGACTGCCAACAAACCGTACTACAACTCGAACTACGCACCACACTACATGGACTACGCCAGTACCACGCCAATTCCATTGCCCAGCTATGGCTACCATCAACCGATTGCGGAGATCAGTAACCAGGGAGTGAGAACGAAGCCACCGACCATCATTTATCTGAACGACAACGACGACCGACGGACCACAACGCGGGCACCGAACATCTTTCAGAACTTTCTGACCTTCGCCACGAACAGTTTCAATCCCTTGGGGATTCGACGACCCATGCCCACGACTCCATCTCCGATCTCGCAGAGCCACAAGGAGCCAGCCCAGTTCGAGAACAATGTGGTTCACAGTCCGATCAGTAACTCGCACATACTGACTGGGGGTCCATCCGCCTCATACTCCCCGCGACCGCCCTCGGTGCACTCGTATCCGGTGGCCACCAGTTCCCAGATTGGCGGCCATCCCGGATCAGGGTTCCTGCATGCTTCCAGCAGCGCAGTGAGTGCGGGGCACTTTGGCAGCATCTCCGGAGTGGCCACTGCCAATGGTGCGGACAGCACTTTTAGCTTCAACATACGGCCACGTCCCAATCCGGACTTGGGTCCAGTAGTAAGCTCCTATCCAAGACCGGTTTCAAGTCAGGGCGGAGGTTCCTCTTACAGGCCCGACTACGCTCCTGCCCAGAGCGAACTGTACTATGACAGAGAACTGATCACTGACCGAAATCCCAGCCCATTTTCCGGATCAAGTTCCGCCCACAGACTACATCAACAGACATTCTACGGACGGACACCGGAACTTAAGGAAGtgggcaacaacagcaacgaacTGACCCATACGGAGCACAAACTGTACCTACAGGACTACGACTATGTCAGCAGAACGCTTTCCAACCTGACCACGGACGAGAGCCACCAACCTGATGACGACAccgattacgtatacgacgaAGACATGCCCAGCAATGACCTGGACAAGACAGAGACCCGGAAGGAGACGGACCTCAACGAATTGACCACCAAGAAGTTCGACCAGGACGGCTACATGCGACCACAATTGATGCGAGACGCGACCCACAACTCGACCGGACACAACGTGAACTCACTGGACGACAACTACGTAATGCCCATGCTGGAGAACAAGACGCGGACAAGCTACGTGACCGAGGTGCCCAAGCCCATGCTGTCCACCTCCACCCGGAGTGTGACGAACAGCAAGGTGACCGTTTTTCCGGACAGCCTAGGGAAGCAGTTGGCCAACGGCATCCTTGCGGACGACACCAAGGACGACTACGTGGACGCGAATGAGCACACAGAGGCGCGGCTAAAGGCGCAGAAGCTAAAGCAACTGGCCAGTGTGGCGTTCGCACCAATTACCGTACTGACCAAACCTGACAGACCGGACAACTGGGTGATCTACAACAAGGCCAGCGAGGAGCCACCACTGCCACAACCGCCAGCCGTCAATATGGATGTGGCGCCCACAGGAGAGGTGCCCACTCCGATCAAGAACTTCAACAATGCTTGGCTAAAGCAGGATCTAAAGGCTCGGCCGGAGACTCCACCTACCAGATCGGAATCCACTAAAAAGGCGGAAGAGGTGACCACGGTGGCGGCAGCGGACAGTATCTAG